Sequence from the Agrococcus sp. SL85 genome:
GCGTCGCGGGCGGGCGCATGACCGCTCAGCGCGCCTGCGGCGTCGGCGACGTCGGCGTGGGCTCGGCCCTGCGGGTCGAGCTCGACGGCGTGGCCGTGTGCGTCGTGCAGGACTCCGCGGGCGCGATCCACGCGCTCGGCGACACCTGCACGCACGGCGAGATCTCGCTCGCGGAGGGCTTCGTCGAGGACGGCG
This genomic interval carries:
- a CDS encoding non-heme iron oxygenase ferredoxin subunit encodes the protein MTAQRACGVGDVGVGSALRVELDGVAVCVVQDSAGAIHALGDTCTHGEISLAEGFVEDGAIECWAHGSQFELATGKPRNLPAYEPVPVFPVTIDGDDVLVDVQNPLT